In the Carcharodon carcharias isolate sCarCar2 chromosome 8, sCarCar2.pri, whole genome shotgun sequence genome, GGAATTACTAGATAATAAATGCCTTTTTAATGTTGAAGCAAGTTATTGACATATCAGGAAGGTGCTGGAGTATTAGTTTTTTTAACACACTTGTAACCTCTGTTAACATTATGGTCTAATCTCTGATTTTCTTTTCCAGTAAATTTTTGACTTTGTTGGTTTGAATCACTGGTTACAATGACTACTTTGGACGATAAGATCCTTGGAGAAAAGCTCCAGTACTATTACAGCAGCAGTGAGGATGAAGACAGTGACCGTGATGAGAATGAACATAAGAGCATCAAAAATTCTGGAATTTCTGTGGGTGCAGAAGTGCGAGAACGTAGTGCTGTCAACACAGGTACTTGATGAGAAATTTCAGTGGAAAGCAGGAAATATTTGCGAACAAAATATTTACGACTTTTTGGTTGAAGGACTCATTTCAAACATTTTATTTCTCCTACAGCAAGATTAAAACCAAAAATTGGTGATACCAGATTATATTCAATAGAGTGTTTAATCATGATTGTCAATCCttcagtaattatttaaaacaaattGTTAAATTTCTAGGCCAAGATTTCCTCCTTTCACTAATTGTAGCAAAGTGGTAAACATGAATATACAGAATGTGTGTACGCTTTTGCTGCATATAACAAACTGGAAACCTTTCACCATCTATCCTCCATCCTAAGAAAGCAAATTTGAATTTATTCCATTTGTCTCTGCTAGTGCTTTGCAATTGAATTTCGCTTGTAATTTTATCCTTATCGTGTTCCTGAGTATCTCAACATCAATATTGTTTATTTAACATATAATGCCTCAAGTCATAGAAGGAAGTGTGACtttaaaacttggtcaaagacgtAGGAGCAAAAGGGTTAGGGAGGAATTTCAGATATTGCAATTGAGTGGTTGAAAGTCCAACTATTGGTGGTGTAAAAAGCAGGAGGGAATGCAGAAGAGATTGATGCAAAGAAAAAGACAATTTCAGGTTGGGTGAAGGGGGTGTGGTTGCTGTGCTGGCTgaggttagggagagagagaaaggttagcACCATGGCAaaatttaaatttgaggcattgcgACTGTGAGCGCGCATGGGTTAGCATAGATAGAAGTGTCAGGTGAATGAGACCTGGTATGGGATAGAATGCAGTGTTGGATGGCTTGAAGTTTCATGATAGTGAAGAATGGGAGGCCAACCAGAAGAGTCATTGGACCTCGAGATTACAAAGCTAATTatcagggtttcagcaacagattgACTGTACCCGGGTGGAAGGTAGGTGATGTTGCATGAAAATAGGCCAGGAAAGGgctcagggtcagtgtgtgatagTGCTAGGGAGAGCAAGATAGCCTATGGCCAGGGTGCacatttttttttgctgaatGATGGCTTTGGTCTTGCTAATTATTTAATTAGAAGAACTTGCAGCTCAACCAAGACTAAGTGTTGATCAAGTAATCTTGGCAGCAGAAAGTTGTTGGAGAGTTTGAGGGGAAGTAGATGTTTATATCAGTTTACAAACTGAAGCTGGAACCATATCTGCAAATGTTGTCACAAAGGGTAGAATGCAGATGCGGAGGGGATGTGTGTTAAGGGTCGATCTCTCTGGGATTCTGGAGGTGATAGTGCAGGGATGGGAAGAGAAGCAATTGGTAGAAAAGCTCTGGCTATGATTCAATAGTTAAAACTGGAACCAAACAAAGGCCCCACTGAGCTGAACAACAGAGGAGAGGTGAGGAGGACACTGTGGTGGAGTGCCAAAAATTACTAGAAGCTCGAGTAAGGATAACATGTCATGGTTGGTGTTACAAAGAATTTTATTCCTGACTTTGGTTAGTAACTGAAGATGAGGGGGTTGGTGGCGCAGGAACCTGTTTGTGTGCATTCAGACCTGGctcctcttgtgctctctctgtaAGTTCTGTACCTTCCTTAGCTTCAAAGATTTATCTATTCCTTCAAAAGTTGCAATGATCTCTGTCTCAACTTCTGTAGCTTTAAAGATTAAAAGATTTGCTTTGGCTGGTTGCAGTTAGCACTGCAGAAAGTGTAGGGCTAATTAGGAGAATACGTCCTTAAATTGGTCTCTCCTCTGATAAATAGAATAACTTCTAAGGTAGAGTTGAACTGCATCTAGTGAACGAGATCTAGCATCTAACatcacttttaaaataaaattcagcTAAAAGCACTGCACTAATACTGCAGATCCGATGTTGATCAAACATGTTTCTTTAAGTTGACAAACTCTACAGTGCAAGTCATCCACAAGTTTTATTGTAAATAACTTTGATGGTTTCCTAGTACTGCAAACGCCAAAGGTACCTGCTCATAGCTTTGAAACTCTGAAATCCTTCCTATCGCATCATTTATTGTTGATATAGAATTTGATCAATTAAATACAGTATACCAACATGAACTTCTTATGTCCACAGTCAAAACAAATTTTGCATTATTAAtcaaaaacattgtatgtttgtTTTGTATTTGATTAAATGTAGCATGTTTTAAAATACAGATTTCATTAATTTTGAGTGTTCTTGATTCTATAGTCAAATAATAAATAAGTATCAACAAAAACATGTCATTATTGGATACCACTGTAGTTCATTGTTTCTCATTGAAATGCACCAGGCTGAGTTTATTTTGATAAGAGAGAATAAATTTACAAATTAATGAAATGGACAACTCAAGAGTTTATTAAAACGTGCTTGTATTATAATTTGTAATGGACTTCAATTAGATATTAAGTTAAAATGAATTTTCAAAGCTACTTGTGAAAAGGATTCATTAACCTCCTGTAATAATAGAGAAGCATTCAACACAGAATGCATATTATACATTTCATAAATTATGAAGGTTACGTTCTGTAACATTTGTCTCAGACTTACTGTCCAGCAgttgcttttattttgttaatcacCATTGTATTGGTTGCCCCTTGTGCAGGCCCTAAAGGAGTGATAAACGACTGGCGTCGGTTCAAGCAGCTTGAAACAGAGCAGCGTGCAGAGCAGCGCCGGGAGGTGCGCCGACTCATCAAGAAACTCTCAATGAGTTGTAGGTCTCGTTTGGATGAAGAGAAagaccagcagaagcagcaagtgctCCAGGACAAAATCAATGGAAAGGTTAATGTTTGAGGTGTAACTTGTCAATGAGGAAACACAGGGCTGCGGAAATATCAAATACAACAATTAGAATTGGATGGAAGCCCTGAAGCATAAATGTGCAGAAATTTTGCCAAAACGAAATGTTAATTGTGGAAGATCACCGTGTGCAAAAAATCTGATTAAAATAGGTTATACTACATAATTCCATTTTAAATGTTAGATTAACTTGACTGAAGTAAAGTGCATCCAGTGGCAAGAGAAACTTTTCAGttcataaaatattttttaatttttaagttCCTCGTGTGCGAATTGTAGGTAATAGTTCTGAACATTAATGCTAGTATTGTTGGAACCATATAAAGTAACTAAACTTAGTGAGAAATATGTATTGCATTCACCTGAATTTGTTTAGCAGTGTACACATTCAAATCTAACCTTTTTTTTGTTGATTTTTATGTTGTAGATGACGATGAAAGAATGCAACATGTTACATGAAAAGGACGATGAAGAGTTTTTGGAGCAGTACAGGAAGCAGCGAATGGAGGAAATGAGGGAACATCTGTACAGCGGAAAGCGTTTTGAAGAGATCTATGAACTGGACAGCTCACAAGCCTTCCTAGACACAATCGACAAAGAGGAAAAGAATACTCTCATAATGGTGCATATCTATGAAGATGACCAGCCTGGATGTGAAGCCATGAATGGGTGTCTGATCTGTCTGGCCACAGAATATCCAGTTGTGAAATTCTGCAAAGTCCGCAGTTCTGTAATTGGAGCCAGTGCAAGATTCACTGGTAATGCCTTACCTGCTCTGCTAGTCTACAAATGTGGAGATTTGATTGGCAACTTTGTACGCATCACTGACCAACTTGGATATGACTTTTTTGCAGTGGATTTGGAGGCGTTTTTGCGTGAGTATGGTGTACTGCCAGAGAAAGATATGGTGTCACCCACATCCATACAGAGTGCTTCGGTGTCTCGTAGTGATGATAGTGATCTGGACGTTGACTAATGATTTATAATTTAATAGTTCAGGACAGCCATCATTGAGGCTTAGTTTATTTCTAGAGCAAATTCAAAGTAAATTACTCTTCTAGAAAGTGAACAGCCACCAGTATCTAAATTGTTACATGGACTACTGATTTGAGGTGGTGCCTGTTTTTAATCTTTACACAAGCTCATTCTTAGCGATGTATGTTAATCAGGCCAGCATAAGGTGTTTTTTTGCCCAGGTTATCTTTAGCCTCTGATCATGGTCCTGTACTTATTATAATTCAATTTGTCTTCCTGCAGACAGTTGCCCTCCCACCCTGCCAACATCAGGGCTGTTagtgatatgagaaaaacttGAATCATTCCAATGTGTTTACTGTAGAAAATATTTGCTTTGGAGTGGTTCTAAGATGTTATTGGAAATGTTCTTTGCAACAAAACTCTTTTAAGTCAAGCTATGCATTTGTTGAAGCTATGCTAAACATACAGTTAGATTCGTACAAATGATTGCAAATAATGAAAATCTGACGGCATGCTTAGTTTCTGGACACAAGTATATCGACTGAAGGTGGTATACAGTAGCATATAATTTCCTTTATATTCTAAATATTTTTCCAAATTTGACTTTTCTGATGAACTTTCTAACAATAAAATAATCTGCTTTCTTGCTATTTCTTGAGGGTCTTAGTCCTTTGTAATTATACCAGAATGTTACAGATGAAGCACTTTTTCTGACAAATTCTTAGATAGAGATCTGGATCTATCCTAGCTGTTAGCGACCTCCACCGCTAAAACTAACTTTGAGCAGTTGAGGGGATACCATGAATCACTTATACTTTTATTTCTACCTCCTTGGTCCCTTTTATTTATGTAACTTTCCCAAAGCTTTCATGTAATTTGTAATGAATTTACTTTGTGGACTGCTGCGTATAAAAGCAAATAGTTTACATTTTTTCTAAACTTGAagaaatttcttttttttaattatatcTACATACAAATATTGATTTATTTCTGTTAGTTATACTGTGAAGCATGCTTGTTAATGTTAAGTTACGTTATTTGCATGAAGTTTAAATAAGCACCAAATTTACAATAAATGTAGCACTTGCGTGTTAAGGTGCCTCATTAGCATGGTAACCACCAGATTTTACAGGCAGTTTTAAACAGTTATTATTTGTGTGCTCAGCATTTGTCTTCTGGAAGTGTAAATGTATATTGATGAGTTTAAAATGTCCCAAATGATGGGTAGCTATTGTGTAATGTCTAACATTGCAATTTTTGTAATATTGCTTCCTGTGAATGCACTGTATTTTTAATAGTTCCAATTACAAAGGAAAAGAAATGTACATTTTCCATTGTCTCCTAATCTAATAAAAAAGTGACATAATCAGATTATTTGTTCATTTACTATAATTTGAACACTCCTTAAGGTAATTTTTCAGTGTTTCTCCCAAGTTTTCTCTGGTCAGCTGCACTGGCCTTGTTTTATTAAATGTACGTTGTACACTGAAATGAAAAGTAGTTAATGGTTTAATATTTTTCCCCTATAGctaatttttctttttccttttctttgcatttGAAAGCATTTAATTTCATGGGGTGCAATTCCATTGGTCCTTGGGTGCCTTGCCTAGCTGCAGATTGAGGTGTGGTCCTTGATGGTGAGTGTTAGCAGGCTGACCATGGCTAAACTCTGTCTGCAAGAAAAGTGGTCTGAACACTACAACCCTTTGAGCACTCTAGAGATAAATAATTTTTGACGTATTAGTCCAATGTATCACAGCCAATTAATGTATAATTTTAGCTTAGTCACTTACAACccttatatatataaatataaaaacaaaaaactgcggatgctggaaatccaaaacaaaaacagaaacaaaaatacctggaaaaactcagcagttctggcagcatcggcagagaagagcacagttgatgattcgagtcctcatgacccaacaGAACTTACAACCCTTGTTGAAGATGTTTAACATTGCTATTCAAATAGCAAAGCTATCGCTTTTTGATATTCCAAATAAGAATCTGTCTGCCAGTGAATTGACGTTTCTCTGTATGAGGGTCAGTTCAAAATGTGTTCAGTATTCATGAAGCTCTTTGGATCATTGGGCTGTTCTTGGTGAGTCCCTACCTCCCATTAACACAGAAATGAATGAAATTGCCACAATTCAATATAATTTGCACAATACACTAGCAATATAAGTAGTAAATTGGGAATCCCCatgtggccattaattgggtCAAGATTAATTGGGTTAGCTGAAACAATATGGCCACTGAAACTCTGTTTTGTTGATTGAATTTTACAATTGTTAATTGGGTTAGCTGGAATAACATGTTCCCAGGAACTCTGTCTTGTGATACACAGCTTCCTCTAAGCGAAAGTTTAAATATGGCTACTGTGACCATTGATTGGAAAGAAGGACTCTCGCATGCATGCTCAAATAAATCAGCTTAACTCTACTCCCTCTGGACTTCATGGGTAATTGATATATCCAACAACAATTGGCATAGTTGGCAGGATGCTCGTATCAACCTCCAGACAGTGAGTGCATTAATTTTTAGCACCCAGAGTTAGGACAGGCAAACCGGGTGGCTAGATACATGGAAGTATCTAAGAATCTGCACAGAGAACTCAGGATGGAGGCGCAAGTTAGGGGTGGGGGCGCTTGACGTACTAAGCACAGTTGGGTCCAATGCACTGGACGGAGAAAAATAATTAAAGATTCTTAATGTAGCACAGTCTTAAAGGGCACTTGACGAGCTGAGTGCAGGGTACCTTTAAGTAAACATTGGGGAGAATTATCCCCCAgtcggagtgggggagggggtgtgtgtaagATTTTAGCCCGCAACTGGGGCTGcgtcaccattttacatgggcaggccaatgaaggcccacccagcatgacgtctgccaggaagcgctatgtattccctgtgtggggtgttggggggggagggtgcggattgcctcagctgagagtgcgcactcctctccctgaggctaagtgctgcctcagggagatcggcgccaaatttaaaaatgatcaAGGTGCAcagacaaaatttccctgacatgtcccctcgtgacactcacatgagttgggacatgtccatcacttttaatcaaacatttattaaatttttaaaaaccctcatgaaacctcatcccgccagtggatgaggtttgatgctttttctgaagcccgccagggctcccagcctgtccaccaaccctaaggttggatgggcaggtccattaattatttcaattagtttttaaatggcctcaataggccattgacaggtcggcgtgcacacagctgattcggctgcacccccgctgacctgaaaattgaaatgacgcggggtgatgtcgggagttccgcccaacgtcatcccgcatcatttcacttgttggcgagcgggccccatcccccgctcaccgacctaaagatcctaGCCATTGGgtatgaaagggagaagaaaaTTGATTCAAGTAGAAAAGCTTTCAGTCATGAAACACTCTGTAGCATAGGGCTGAAATATCCCTCTTCATACAGTGCTGCCTAAATCCTGTCTCTGCCATTTTTTTTCAGAGGAGTTAAACCGAGGTCCTGCCTTAAATTGACCtaaaaagatcccattgcattaACAGCAACCATTCAAAAGTAATCCATTGGTTGGAAAGGACTTTGTGGAATTCAATAAATATGAAAGGTTCTGCATAAATGCAAATTAATTATTCTGATAACTAttgctctttttaaaaatgaaatgaaggattctgaattTATGTTCTTGCCATATGGGCAGTGCAAAGTCCCT is a window encoding:
- the pdcl gene encoding phosducin-like protein yields the protein MTTLDDKILGEKLQYYYSSSEDEDSDRDENEHKSIKNSGISVGAEVRERSAVNTGPKGVINDWRRFKQLETEQRAEQRREVRRLIKKLSMSCRSRLDEEKDQQKQQVLQDKINGKMTMKECNMLHEKDDEEFLEQYRKQRMEEMREHLYSGKRFEEIYELDSSQAFLDTIDKEEKNTLIMVHIYEDDQPGCEAMNGCLICLATEYPVVKFCKVRSSVIGASARFTGNALPALLVYKCGDLIGNFVRITDQLGYDFFAVDLEAFLREYGVLPEKDMVSPTSIQSASVSRSDDSDLDVD